In Gadus chalcogrammus isolate NIFS_2021 chromosome 1, NIFS_Gcha_1.0, whole genome shotgun sequence, one DNA window encodes the following:
- the LOC130382540 gene encoding deoxynucleoside triphosphate triphosphohydrolase SAMHD1-like: MDYGMKEKDPIDHIRFYHKSDPNRAFKIPRGQASTLIPKHFQEWLIQVYCKRTDEESLGTARERFERWCNAQNEHAGAGSQ; the protein is encoded by the exons ATGGACTATGGTATGAAGGAGAAGGATCCCATTGATCACATACGTTTTTACCACAAGAGTGACCCCAACAGGGCCTTCAAGATCCCCAGGGGCCAG GCGTCCACGCTCATCCCAAAACACTTTCAGGAGTGGTTGATCCAGGTGTACTGTAAGAGGACTGATGAGGAGAGCCTGGGGACGGCCAGGGAGCGCTTTGAACGGTGGTGCAACGCTCAG AATGAACACGCCGGAGCCGGAAGCCAATGA